DNA from Plectropomus leopardus isolate mb chromosome 11, YSFRI_Pleo_2.0, whole genome shotgun sequence:
GAAATCTCTAAATCTTTTGCAACTGTGCATTGAAAGTTTTCCCTTTGCAAACAACTGAGCCTTTCGAGGATGCCCCTTTCATACCCACTAATAGCACTTTAATCTGTTACCAGTTAACCTGTTTACCTTTGGAATGTCACAGGtgttttttaagtatttcacAACTTTTACAGTCTTTTGCTGCCCCATGCCCCAACTTCTTTCTAACATGTTGCAtgcattaaattcagaataaatgtatattcacataaaataatgttgatttgtttgaacattaaatatcttgtcacATTACTGTATTTAATTGAATAGAGGttaaaaattattagaaaatgtatgtcattctgttttaatttgcatagctttccaacttttttggaatagGAGTTATACCTGACCTAAGATTTGTTCTTTGACAATTCCACTGTGAAAACGTATACTTAACAACTAGGCTTTATTCATTGATTTCAAAATTTGATTAAACTACACTGTGAAGTGACTTAGcaccaaatgaaaaataaatacggaacctaaaaataaaataatctaaaactGTATACTTTCAGTGTTGAGTCTCTGGAGCATTTTCACATTGGACGTCACACTTTCCTCATCCACTGTTAGTTGTCGcctacatttttcttaaaatctagCTCCTACTGTTTAACATGGTCCCCTCTGTGGACAAACACACAGCGAATCCCAGACAATTTGAACCCGTCATCCTCTTTTCTCATGGTTAGTATAAATCGACACAGACCTGTGTTAGGACTTAAAGAGAACATTTGCGCTTTGTCACAACCCTGAGGCAAGGAACAATGTAACTCCTCAACAAAGAAGCGCACTGCAACGCACATGTAGGCCCCGTGGGTGACAACCAAAGCGTGGACCGGGACACCCCTGACCCCATCGTCTGCTTTTCCCTCCACAGGAGAGGTTTCTGAGATTTCATCCTCCCCTCTGTCACGCCAGTGTTCGGCCCCAATTTGCTGAAGCATTTTCTCCAAAAACTCTTTGACCCGCTCCTTCACCTGAACAGAGCAAAAACCTGTTATAAACTGCGTCATGCCTCTCgtacattttctttctacaccAACAGCACATGTCGTTGAAATGTGACCATCTACAACTTTGAAGGGTAAAGGTTGTTAAATTcaaaacaacacaagcacaacCTCATCAAAACCACACATGCCAACTTAAGTTTCGTCCTGATGCAACAACCTGAAACTCGTTTGGGAAAGCTGGGAGGGAGGCCTGTGTTCAACACTGATTGGGGCGCTCGCTGCTTGCGTCAAATCTATCTTTGTATAtctgcatcatcatcatgatgTGCTGGTCACGTACTGGGTTGGACCAGAGTTAACGTCCAAGCCAAGATCTAATGGATGAAGCCTGACGAGGTATTTTTGAAATAGAACATCCCTCCTTCCGACGCCCccgcacacacacgctgtccTCCCACGCAGCCTCtaacacaaataacacaaagcTAAGTGGTGACTTTTTAATCAGGGGTAGTGACGAACACTCTGCAGTTGTTTGACAGTGGAAGAGCATGTACTTTGATCCTCCTGATTCACAACAAGTGATCCAGCAGATACAAAAGATAGACAATTGTGGATGCAAAGAGGCCCTGAGACAGCACTCACATCCATGCAGAGAGAGTGGTGAGAAGATGAGTGCTCTCTGCCACCTAGTGGTAGCATGTGTGTATTGCATCTGGGCATACAGGCCAGCTTTGGAGTTAAATGAGGATAAAGATTTAACTTTATTACTTTAAGTACAACAGACAAACGTCCCATTTTtcctaaaacattttaagataaaGAGGATCTTTCCTGTAGTAAGTCTATGGGCTACGATCATCATAGCATTAAAGGTTCAGTCCTaccaaattataaaataaattttcatACACTCGTGTGCAGTGTTCAGAAGTAGTGAACAACTGGAAGTTAAGTACATTTTGCAGCGAACAATTTTGAGCCATAAtaggaaatatatttttttaaaccttaccAATGCCTCACTACTGTAACTGAACCCGCTTTTAAACCcccattattatttattaatatttgtaattaattttgaTCTTTTTGTGGAAACCTGTTTTCATTTAAGCATATAAGGGTCTTTTCTCTGTTCATTAGCGTCAAAAAGCCTGATTAAAACTAGTTCatgtttaatttctgtttttttaattcagtgttggaagacaataaaataaaaagataacaaGGGTGgaggaaaatacttttttttagacaCTTTGTGCCAGCAATGATCTGAGAGACAGTAAACACGAAAGGGACATTATTCAGTATTAGGATTATCTGATAATAAGTCAGTGCTGAGTTACATGCGAAgtacattatattttcaaacTTCATGCCACATGCAATGATGCggtatttaacattttcaaattcagcTTAGTTCTAGTTTTCAGCATGGGTTGGTTCATTTTGGcatattaaaatacaaagcaGTATGcaagtaagtaaataaaaaaaaatctgtgctgTGTGCAGAGCATGCCATGCTGTGATATATTAGGCTAAGCAAACTGTGTGACACAACTATGAGCTTCTGAGAGATAGAGCgcaaaaagagagaggcagacaaaTGTAAATGGTAAAAGAAAGGTAATAcgacagagaaataaataatacccacataaataatgatataacagagaaacagaaactcTGTCCCACTCAGCCTCACCTGCTCCTGAGTCTCCCCGTTTGGAGGAGTGAAGCTATAAAATGGTTGACCGGCTGCCTTGGCCATCTCTTTCAAGTCCTGCATCCGTCCGCCCTCTGCTGTCCCGAAGCTCTGAAAAATAACAGGTAAATGTTCACATGACTCAGGTCTTTTTATTAATAAGTAAATGTTTTGGTGAGACAACACTTTGCtgtaaaatcacaaacaaaaagaatgtCACTTACTTTCTCTTTAAGTAAAGAGTCACACGCCATTTGTAGACCAGAACAACTACTGTTGTGTTTCATTATCGTTTCAGCAGTCTGGAAGAAATAATACACATCATCACATACTTACAGTCTGTTATAATCTCTCTGTGGAGAAGATTTGCCAGTTTTATAATCATTTTCCCGCAGATGTGGATACATTGATGTGATgacatctgtttgtgttttgtatggTTTATACTCTTGGCCCTGCTAACTATTGCTTACAGGGACAAATGTGACAAAGCGGGATGAGGTGGAAAGAAAACCAGAAAAGTGTATTGCAATACACTATAATGTATGCAGCGTATTGTGTTTCTATTACATCTAATGACACAGTTAACTAAATACATCCTGcagtgttttgatttatttaattagagATTCATAGTTTTCTCCCACTAAAACTAAAGCATCATACCTGCCGGGCCCGCAGCATGTCACTGACAAACACGTTGGTGAACTTGACATCTTTCAGGTAACGGCCTGCAGCCTCCGCCTGCTGCAACCCAGCGTCAGACAAGGGTGAATCTATAGCCTGGCCTGTgtggagggagagggaaagatgaaagtaagacaaagagaaaacaaaaaagaaagacagagacagagagagagagagagtttaatTTATTATCACATATATCTTAATTCATACTCTACCTTGTAAGAGGCCATCTTTATTGTACTGTGTTTCCCCACTGCAGGAAAACAATgatttataaatatcaaatacaagACCTAATATCATAAACAGAACATTTAAAGAAGCTCAAAGAGGCTACTGTTCAACTGTCATGAATTTGATGTCATGCCGATTATCATATATCCACAAGGATATATTTTCCCTGTGTAACAGTTATGCTCAAATGTCTTTTAGCAGGCAGAAGGACACTCCTGCAGTCTTTGCTTCACTGTGTGTGCTTTGAACAACTCAGATTTTATGGCACaggaatttatatttttgtttgaaaatagaCATGCTCCTGTCTGACGGAAAGTTGTTTTGGCGATGTCAACTTGACAGCAGTtaatttatcaattattttttgatttgattaatttatcttttagGCTCTAGCAAAATTCGATCACAGGGAAATGCCTTTCACATTTTCCCAGAACCCAACATAACTCAAAGTCTTTAAGTTGCTTGATATATCCTGCAAACAGTCAAGAAACAAATAATACTTAACCTACGATTAAATgtaagagaaaagcaaaagaaaattacactTAGGAAGCAAGATCCAATTTTAACTTCAATAGCTTCTAATcagttaataaaataacattattattaattttcatcTTTAGTGTCTTGTGAattctggttttgtttgcatAATAAGATGAGCTGAAGCATACCAATGTTTTATTTGGTAggctaaaaaatatattatttgtgGCTTACAAACAGTATATGATAGGGAAAGTGGATTTAATATGTTATTATCATactgttatattaaaaaaaaatcctattaaAACACATATCTGAACATTAATCAGGTTTTGTTTTACCAATTTACTTTTAAGTTCATTCCTTCACTAACTGTGACCTCTGGTGGTCCCGAGGAGGTACTGCAGTGTCTACCTGAAACAGGTGTGAGTgtacagcagggacactcaacttgctcGTCACTTTTGCCAGGGGCCAGTCAGGCATACATTTTTCTAGGATTCTGAAGGCCtttataggatttttggacatttctagaactgtaggacattcctcagattttgggacatttctcagattttaggatatttctacaAATCACAACATTTATAAGATTTGAGGTCATGTCTcagatttgaggatgtttataggattttaggacatttctcagattttaggatgtttcttgaattttgggacatttataggattttagaagATTTCTAGAATTGTAGGACCTTTCTCatacttcaggacatttctaggacatttctttaaaacatatcCTGtatttgaggacgtttctaggattttgggtaattaggggcttagccaggacctctgttgggggtgcaGTGGATCCTCcaatgacacttttttaaataaacaagctctattttgatgctgctttatgaaccctggcaccttatgtatactaaaatcAATTAGTCAAGTCCAAAACATTTCCTAGTGTGAACCACTTTATCTTCTTagaaattataacatttttggaGGGCCACCCGGCATCCcgtcgggggccagatttggctcgCGGGCCGTATGTTGAGTATCGCTGGGGTCCAGAGCACCATGAAGTGTACTGAGAGAGTTGAACAAGGGTCCTAACATCTTGCTAGCTGCACCGCTTGCCGAGCTGCCTGTTAGCTATGAGGCTCCAGTAACTTCCCTTTAAATGCTAATGGTATTATAAAATGAGTCTATGTTAAAATAGAGGCTAACACTgcctctgtttgtgtctgtttttgtatctgTCAGTAATGTGTTCTCTGTGACACCTGCCGGGGTTAGCATCTATCTAGCTAATGCTAAATACACGCAGACTGCAGACGTCAGTCATGAAAGTGTTTTAAAGTACTACTAGGCTATACGAAAACTCAACATAATTGCTATCAGTGTCCCACACATGTATGTCAATTATGCACATAAGACTGCATGAATATATCAGTGTACTTAATCAAAACTAGCTCTGAGCTCCACTTGGAGACCACCGACTAACGTGTGTTTAAATGGGAGCGAGTAGCAGCCTACTGTGAGCCTCTGTGCTAAACATGTGACATTTATCGCAAATACCAGCTAAATATGAATGTCAAATGCACTTACTGTCGAACAAGAGTCAGCCCAAAAGTTAGCGCTTTCATGCTGTGGAGGTTAACGACGGAGTTAAGTCGCATTAATGTTGTACTTTGAGACAAACTGTCCTGAAGACGACTACAGACACACGCGTCTCGTGCCCCCAAAGCAAATGTCACGCACGAACTGTTGGCAGCACTGTCAGGAGGCGCGCGACACACCGCAGTGATTGAGGTGGGCTACTTTGTTAGTGTCCGGGAACATTTAGGGACTGTTGTCTACTTCTCAGAGAAGGGGTGGCTCGGTGTGActcgtttttctttttcttttcttttcttttttttttttttttttgactcttgaccctccccaaagctaAAAATACTTTCCATTTATAGGAAGCTGCTGCTCTATATTTGAAGTTGGTGCTTGTGTATTTTCACttcctttaaattaaattttattagcCTTCTTTGATTTAGTGCTTACATTTTctattcttttgtttgtgtacttgtATGTTTAAACCATGGGGTCTGGgagaaacaaagttttaatCCTGCATATGACCTGTACATATGGCAGaattaacaacaataaagattactttgattttttttttcagggaccACCAGAAATTTagagatatttttattcattatttttttaatttttgctttttgcctttatttgacaggacaagTGTGAAAGGATgacagagaggggatgacatgcagcaaaggaccagGGTTGGAAGTGAAcctgcagcaaggacattgccTCTATATATACATGGGGTACCCGTTTTAGCCACTAATCCACTGGGCACCCCgattttggtgacttttaaagtaaacatgccTTTTGAACTCACCTGCAGGTTTTGAAGCTTCAGAGGGTATTTCAAATAAATAGGGCatacaatatgtttttctgtctttgtttagcttattttcaggtaataaaatattcagaacaaacaaaaaaaaaagaattaatcaGGGTTCAAGCTGCATGTCCCTCCCCAAAGCCATTTTTTGATGtgcaaaaatattatacaactCCCCCCATTTTGCATCTCTGCCTTTTCCATCATaagtaacaaacagtccctaaaaaaGAGCACTACCCCCATTTAATTGGATGTACTCATGTTTGTTAGTGGGAAGGTCCTATAGGCTGTAGCCCCTCATCTAATTGGCTGAAtatgattttgaaatatttgacaaAAGTTTGATCAATTAACATGTATAATTCCAGCAATCTACAGCTGTCTTTCTCCAACAGCTTCTAGAGTATAATGAGCAACAAACTTGTCAAggctttttgtgtctcttctaAAAGCTGTTTTAGATGCATTGTACAGGCATTTCCAACACTCTTTCAAATTATTTGGCTTGCTTTACTCACGGTATGATGACTTGTTTGGCTCTGTCAGGCTGGCTTGAGGTCTGATTTCTGGTGCAGTAATCTAAATAAattagtgtttttcaaacatacatTCATGGGAAGGAAAATAGGTTTTTACAATGCTTAAAACCTAACCAAGCCCCAAAAGGGAAACTGaaataaagtgcaaaacaaacttaaatgtttacattaaatGGTAGAGAACTGTGTTTGGTTGGTGTCTTCCAGCCTCTTGACTGTGCACACCTGTATCTTGTTAATGGACTGCCGCGCTGAGAGGACTAGAATCCCATAGACCTGGTTTACAGAGGccaccactagatggcaataGCTCATTTTTTCACTATTGCACAAAATATGTAAACCAGCTTTCAACAAAACTTGTTAACAACAATCAGTTGCCCATGGTGATATCTTTGAATGAAATGCTTGATTTAATG
Protein-coding regions in this window:
- the tigara gene encoding probable fructose-2,6-bisphosphatase TIGAR A; translated protein: MRLNSVVNLHSMKALTFGLTLVRHGETQYNKDGLLQGQAIDSPLSDAGLQQAEAAGRYLKDVKFTNVFVSDMLRARQTAETIMKHNSSCSGLQMACDSLLKEKSFGTAEGGRMQDLKEMAKAAGQPFYSFTPPNGETQEQVKERVKEFLEKMLQQIGAEHWRDRGEDEISETSPVEGKADDGVRGVPVHALVVTHGAYMCVAVRFFVEELHCSLPQGCDKAQMFSLSPNTGLCRFILTMRKEDDGFKLSGIRCVFVHRGDHVKQ